AAAACCCGGGATATCATCTTCGAAGCGATGCTTGATGAGCTGATGATCGAGGACACGCTAAACGACGAAGTGAGAGATATATTGAAGAAGTTTGACTCAGAGATAGAAAAAGGGAACCTTGACTACCGCACGCTTTTTGATATGACAAAAAAGAAGCTCGTAAAGGAACGCAATATCATCTTATGAGACTCTCTGACGACAAGGTAAGCCACCTAACCCACATTATCCTGAAGGGGCTAAAAGATAAAGACGCTGTTAGAACCCTTAGTGAAGACGGAGCCATCAGGCGCGCAATAAGAAATGTGATAACAAAAGAGCTGAAGCTGGCTGAAGATATAGATGCAAAGGTCAGCAACAAGCTGCAGTCATATTCAAAAAAGGTCTTTGAGGGCTCATCTGAGTGGGATGTCCTTTACCAGAAGTTCTATGATGAAGAGATGTCAAAGCTGGGCAGAAACTAATTAAGCGCCTGCCTTGCCCTTCATTAAGTACCCTTTAATAAACTCATCAATATCACCGTCAAGCACAGCAGCAACATTGCCTCTCTCAATATCCGTCCTGTGATCCTTAATAAGCTGGTAAGGCTGTAGTGTATATGACCTTATCTGGCTGCCCCATGCTATCTCCTTCTTCTCACCCATAAAGTCCTCTATCTTTTTATTATGCTCCTCTTTTTTCAGAGCATACAGACGCGCCTTGAGCACCTTCATGGCCATGGCCTTGTTCTTTATCTGTGAGCGTTCATTCTGACAGCATACAACGACATTTGTCGGGATGTGGGTCAGCCTGACAGCGGAATCTGTCTTGTTGACATGCTGCCCCCCGGCGCCTGAAGCCCTGTAGGTGTCAACCCTTATATCGTCCTCATTCATATCTACCTCTATATCCTCGGTTATCTCAGGGTAAACAAGGATCGCTGCAAAAGAGGTGTGCCTCCTCTTGTTGGCATCAAAAGGCGATATCCTTACAAGCCTGTGCACGCCGGCCTCGCCTTTCAGGTACCCATAAGCATAATCACCTTCGATAGTGATGGTAGCGCTCTTTATGCCAGCCTCTTCACCTGAGATAATGTCAATTATACTTACCTTGAAATTCCTGCGCTCAGCCCATCGCAGGTACATCCTCATCAGCATCTGAGCCCAGTCCTGGCTCTCTGTACCACCGGCCCCGGGATGGATCGTCATTATGGCATTATTGATATCTTCAGGAGCAGAGAAGGAGCTCTTAAGCTCAAGGTCGTCAAGCTGAGCTTTGATCTCTCTGATGTTTCTTAAGATATCATCGCCAAATACATCTCCATCCTCTTCTTCGGAAAGTTCGATAAGGACAGAGGTATCCTCAAGTTTTTTTTGGATGGAAAATAAAGGCTGCAGGGAATTTTCAATGCCGGATCTTTCTTTCAGTAATTTCTGCGCGCTTGAAGGGTCATCCCAGAGCCCTTCTGCAGACAGTTCCTTCTGAAGCACTTCAAGCCGGCCTTTCAGTGATGGGACTTCAAAGATACCTCCATAGGGTATCTATCCTTGACTGTATCTCTTTAAGGTCTTCTCTTGTTCTCTCTTCAATAACCATTTATAATTACCTCTAATAACCTTCTTTATATTTACCTTTCCGTTCAGGGAAAAGGCAGTTTGCTATTAATATCACTGAACTAATTATACACAAAAAAGCAAAAAGGTCACCAAACTTCGTATAAAAGGTCTTCTCATCCGGCCCGAGAGAAAGCTCCTTTGTCATCTTAGCCTGAACAAAGATGCCGCTGCTTCCCATAACCCTGCCTCTTGTATCTATGAATCCTGATATGCCTGTATTTGCAGCCCTGACAACAGGGACTCTGTTCTCTACTGCCCTGAAGACCGCCATGGAGAAATGCTGATAAGGTGCTGGCGTTTTCCCAAACCAGGCATCATTCGTTATCGTCACAAGGACGTTGGCACCCTTGTTAACAAACTTCCTTGTAAGGCCGGGGAATATTATTTCATAGCAAATGAGGCTGGCTATTTTTGCCGGCGGCATCTCCATCACTGTATACACTTCGCCGGACCTGAAATCCCCTATGTCAATGACCAGTTTCTTTATAAAAGGGAAAAATCGCGCCAAGGGAACATACTCACCAAACGGAACAAGATGTATCTTATCATATACTGAAACAACCTCCCCTTTTGGAGATATAAGGATAGCGCTGTTAGCGAACTCAGACCCGCCTGTCTCGGATTTGTTTTCTGTGATACCTCCTGTGAGCAGGTGAATGCCGATACCCTTCTGGAAATCAAGCAAGTCAATTGCAGAGGAGGAACCTTTACTGAATACGAACGGCAGCGCAGCCTCAGGCCATACTATGAGGTCTGGAGATTCAGCGGCAACTTCAAGAGAAAGCCTTTTGTAAATATCAACTATCTCCTTACTTGAAGCAGCATCCCACTTTCTATCCTGCCCGATATTCCCCTGAATAACACTCGCCGTTATCGTCTTGGCTTTATCTTGTGATTTATTTAATTCCCAGAAGCCGTATATAAGAGATGCTGCCAACAGCAGGCCGTATATCACAACACCTGCAGTTATATGCGACTTACCTAACAGCGGCATCCTTCTGATCTTCTTGGGCCATGAAACAGCTATATCAAAGACCGCGCCGTTAAACGCAACCACAAGGAAAGAGACACCGTAAATGCCGGTAATGTCCGCTATCTGTATTATCGGGAGGAACTTATACTGTGAATAACCCAGCAACAGCCATGGGAAGCCTGTAAATGCATAAGAACGCACCACTTCAAGCGTTACCCACAGGACAGGGGCTATGAAAAGAGCCGGCATCCGTGAACGATCTGATATTAAAGCAAAGAGCATAGAAAACAGGCCGATATAGAGGCTCAGAAAAAGACATAACAGCAAAACTATAAATACACTTAATACAGCCGGGATGCTGCTGTAATAGTATATAGAGTGAAATACCCAGTAAAGTGCTCCTGTGAAAAATACAAGGCCTGTCAGGCTGCCTATGTAAAAAGAGGCCTTTGCTCCTTTATCCCTCAGGGCCATAAAAAGAGGGATAAGAGCAATCCATGTCAATGGATAAAGG
This region of Thermodesulfovibrionia bacterium genomic DNA includes:
- a CDS encoding DUF507 family protein, producing MRLSDDKVSHLTHIILKGLKDKDAVRTLSEDGAIRRAIRNVITKELKLAEDIDAKVSNKLQSYSKKVFEGSSEWDVLYQKFYDEEMSKLGRN
- the prfB gene encoding peptide chain release factor 2, with protein sequence MPYGGIFEVPSLKGRLEVLQKELSAEGLWDDPSSAQKLLKERSGIENSLQPLFSIQKKLEDTSVLIELSEEEDGDVFGDDILRNIREIKAQLDDLELKSSFSAPEDINNAIMTIHPGAGGTESQDWAQMLMRMYLRWAERRNFKVSIIDIISGEEAGIKSATITIEGDYAYGYLKGEAGVHRLVRISPFDANKRRHTSFAAILVYPEITEDIEVDMNEDDIRVDTYRASGAGGQHVNKTDSAVRLTHIPTNVVVCCQNERSQIKNKAMAMKVLKARLYALKKEEHNKKIEDFMGEKKEIAWGSQIRSYTLQPYQLIKDHRTDIERGNVAAVLDGDIDEFIKGYLMKGKAGA
- a CDS encoding DUF507 family protein; this translates as MRIPKGWLTVISREILKELLDKDFVELKAPENKTRDIIFEAMLDELMIEDTLNDEVRDILKKFDSEIEKGNLDYRTLFDMTKKKLVKERNIIL
- the lnt gene encoding apolipoprotein N-acyltransferase, whose amino-acid sequence is MDNRASIFFSIIAGVLLVAGFPPFDLYPLTWIALIPLFMALRDKGAKASFYIGSLTGLVFFTGALYWVFHSIYYYSSIPAVLSVFIVLLLCLFLSLYIGLFSMLFALISDRSRMPALFIAPVLWVTLEVVRSYAFTGFPWLLLGYSQYKFLPIIQIADITGIYGVSFLVVAFNGAVFDIAVSWPKKIRRMPLLGKSHITAGVVIYGLLLAASLIYGFWELNKSQDKAKTITASVIQGNIGQDRKWDAASSKEIVDIYKRLSLEVAAESPDLIVWPEAALPFVFSKGSSSAIDLLDFQKGIGIHLLTGGITENKSETGGSEFANSAILISPKGEVVSVYDKIHLVPFGEYVPLARFFPFIKKLVIDIGDFRSGEVYTVMEMPPAKIASLICYEIIFPGLTRKFVNKGANVLVTITNDAWFGKTPAPYQHFSMAVFRAVENRVPVVRAANTGISGFIDTRGRVMGSSGIFVQAKMTKELSLGPDEKTFYTKFGDLFAFLCIISSVILIANCLFPERKGKYKEGY